The window AAGCTCTATCCTCTGCACTGATGTAAGTTTACTCTTCATGAGTTCCTGCAAGGCTTTTTGGAATTCAGGATATCCCTCAAAACCAAGCCTTTCCGCAAATCTGACAACAGTAGATTCACTCACACCAACAGAGTTGCCAAGGGCAAGTGCTGTCATATACGCAGCCTTTTCACCATGCTCCAGAATAAACTGGGCAATCTTTTTTTGCCCCTTGCTAAACTCTGGCATGAGCTCAATAATTCTTGCTTCTAAATCGCCACTCATCTTTTCATTTCTCCTTATGTTTGGTAGATACTAATTATGATTTTATTATTATTATTTTTTGAAAGGCCCACAATGATGTTTTTGTCTTTAAGGCTCTTATTCATAAAATCTATTATCTTATAAAGCGGTACATCTTCTTCAAATTCCATTGATGATATCAATTCGAGTTTTTCATTTTCCATCTTGGTTTTAGCCCTTCTTTCTTAAATTTGTTTTTACTCTGTGTTATTAATTATATCACAACAGTACACTTGGTTATAAGAAATTTTATTAAAAAAGAAGAGG is drawn from Caldicellulosiruptor naganoensis and contains these coding sequences:
- a CDS encoding DUF4264 family protein, which codes for MENEKLELISSMEFEEDVPLYKIIDFMNKSLKDKNIIVGLSKNNNNKIIISIYQT